A single Watersipora subatra chromosome 7, tzWatSuba1.1, whole genome shotgun sequence DNA region contains:
- the LOC137399630 gene encoding octapeptide-repeat protein T2-like, with amino-acid sequence MYTGWVMKRRKKREKGRERGREKGREREKRRERGKRREKRGREKRERGERGEKERERRERGRERGREWGREWGKERRREGGREGGREGEERGGREGEEREKRWGQRGKREGDREGEREGEREGKKGGKGEKRGWKERGEREGGTKGGKRGRKGRGERKGGREERGEKERRARKEREGREKGGK; translated from the exons ATGTACACAGGATGGGTCATGA AAAGgagaaaaaaaagagaaaaagggagagagagggggagggagaaGGGGA gggagagggaGAAGAGAAGGGAAAGAGGGAAGAGAAGGGAaaagaggggaagagaga aaagagagaggggagagagaggggagaaagagagagagaggagagagaggggaagagaaaGGGGAAGAGAGTGGGGAAGAGAGTGGGGAAAAGAGAGGAGAAGAGAAGGGGGAAGAGAAGGGGGaagagagggggaagagaggGGGGGaagagagggggaagagaggGAGAAGAGATGGGGACAGAGAGGGAAAAGAGAAGGGGAcagagagggggaaagagagggggaaagagaggggAAAAAAGGAGGAAAGGGGGAGAAGAGAGGGTGGAAAGAgaggggagaaagagagggtgGAACGAAggggggaaagagagggagaaaaggCAGGGGGGAAAGAAAGGGAGgaagagaagagagaggagAAAAAGAGAGGAGAGCgagaaaggagagagaggggagagagaagggggg aaaatga